In a single window of the Panthera leo isolate Ple1 chromosome A1, P.leo_Ple1_pat1.1, whole genome shotgun sequence genome:
- the SLC25A30 gene encoding kidney mitochondrial carrier protein 1 isoform X3: MLHALVRIGREEGLRALYSGIAPAMLRQASYGTIKIGTYQSLKRLFVEHPEDETLLINVVCGILSGVISSTIANPTDVLKIRMQAQSSTIQGGMIGNFINIYQQEGARGLWKGVSLTAQRAAIVVGVELPVYDLAKKHLIFSGLMGDTVYTHLLSSFTCGLAGALASNPVDVVRTRMMNQRVLRDGRCSGYTGTLDCLFQTWKNEGFFALYKGFWPNWLRLGPWNIIFFVTYEQLKKLDL; this comes from the exons GCGATGTTACGCCAGGCTTCCTATGGCACCATCAAGATAGGCACTTACCAGAGCTTGAAGCGACTGTTTGTTGAACACCCAGAAG ATGAAACTCTACTGATAAATGTGGTGTGTGGAATTCTCTCTGGAGTCATATCCTCAACCATCGCTAATCCAACGGATGTTTTGAAA ATACGGATGCAAGCCCAGAGCAGCACCATTCAAGGGGGAATGATAGGCAACTTCATTAACATTTACCAGCAGGAGGGAGCGAGAGGATTGTGGAAG GGTGTGTCCCTTACCGCGCAGAGGGCTGCTATCGTCGTCGGTGTGGAGCTCCCGGTCTATGACCTCGCCAAGAAGCACCTGATTTTCTCGGGCCTGATGGGAGACACTGTGTATACCCACCTCCT CTCAAGCTTCACCTGTGGTCTGGCCGGGGCCCTGGCCTCAAACCCTGTGGATGTTGTGAGAACACGTATGATGAATCAGAGAGTCCTTCGAGACGGCAGGTGCTCGGGCTACACTGGTACCCTGGACTGCTTGTTCCAG ACATGGAAGAATGAAGGGTTTTTTGCTCTGTATAAAGGGTTTTGGCCGAATTGGTTGAGACTTGGTCCTTGGAATATCATT TTTTTTGTGACCTATGAGCAGCTGAAGAAATTGGATTTGTGA